Proteins from a single region of Schistocerca gregaria isolate iqSchGreg1 chromosome 3, iqSchGreg1.2, whole genome shotgun sequence:
- the LOC126355791 gene encoding protein FAM102A-like, which produces MAFMLQRKKYYKFQVEICVEELTAVPFINAVLFAKVRLLNGGGFTETSSREEVREHTVQWAAKFQFDCKMTANASTGVLNPCILRISVRREVKGGRSFQKLGFCNVNLAEFAGCGEIARRYLLEGYGTHQRQDNSVLGVSIKMNLLSGDILFKVPSASAKPSPVTKQDNNETDSCERGATLSSGPTAKSVTGVTPASGSLSRKRLGLTSCEIAPNVEPVVKEGDRQIETVSSTENGEYSTVRLESGPTSSSVNNNTNLHTVNGYSHHRWHSSPKIYRHARNSSTGFCFNETSGLDETSSLDRRKKAEHGIIRDSNSGSGIDADSLIDELIRSTIHDQPNENDENLGLQLFIAKDGSTTLGTPKTRSQVLSGSLKEVVVKSNQN; this is translated from the coding sequence ATGGCATTTATGCTGCAAAGGAAAAAGTATTACAAGTTTCAGGTAGAAATCTGTGTAGAAGAACTGACTGCAGTACCTTTCATCAACGCAGTACTGTTTGCTAAAGTGAGACTACTAAATGGGGGAGGCTTCACCGAAACTTCTAGCAGGGAGGAAGTACGTGAACATACTGTGCAGTGGGCTGCAAAATTTCAGTTTGACTGTAAAATGACAGCTAACGCATCTACTGGCGTACTTAACCCATGTATCCTTCGAATATCTGTTCGCAGAGAAGTGAAAGGTGGTCGCTCATTTCAAAAGCTTGGTTTTTGTAATGTAAATCTTGCAGAATTTGCAGGTTGTGGTGAAATTGCAAGGCGGTATCTACTGGAAGGATATGGTACACACCAGAGACAAGATAATTCAGTGCTTGGTGTTTCCATCAAAATGAATTTGCTTTCAGGTGATATTCTGTTCAAGGTACCATCTGCATCAGCAAAACCCAGTCCTGTTACAAAACAAGACAACAATGAAACTGACAGCTGCGAAAGAGGAGCTACTCTTTCAAGTGGCCCCACAGCTAAGTCAGTAACAGGTGTGACACCAGCTAGTGGCAGCTTATCCAGAAAAAGACTGGGATTAACTTCATGTGAAATTGCTCCAAATGTTGAGCCTGTAGTTAAAGAAGGGGACAGGCAGATAGAGACTGTATCAAGCACTGAAAATGGTGAATACTCTACAGTTCGTCTTGAAAGTGGTCCAACATCAAGCAGTGTGAACAATAATACTAACTTGCATACTGTCAATGGCTATAGCCATCATCGATGGCACAGCAGCCCCAAGATATATAGACATGCAAGAAATTCCAGCACTGGTTTTTGTTTCAATGAAACTTCAGGACTTGACGAAACATCATCTTTAGATAGGCGGAAGAAGGCGGAACATGGAATTATTCGTGACAGTAATTCAGGTAGTGGAATTGATGCTGATAGTTTGATTGATGAACTTATTAGGTCAACCATACATGATCAGCCaaatgaaaatgatgaaaatttGGGGTTGCAACTTTTTATAGCTAAAGATGGTTCAACTACCCTGGGAACTCCTAAAACCAGAAGTCAGGTACTTTCAGGAAGTTTGAAAGAAGTTGTAGTGAAGTCTAATCAAAATTAG